A genomic window from Brachyspira sp. SAP_772 includes:
- the trpS gene encoding tryptophan--tRNA ligase has protein sequence MNKKIMLSGIQPTGSLHIGNYLGALKNWVDILDEYYGFFCIVDYHAITIEYDIKEMQKRIINAAVEYLACGLDPKKCSIFVQSDVRAHTELAWIFNSIIPVAELERMTQYKDKSRKNVENINAALLTYPSLMAADILLYHPDIVPVGEDQEQHVELTRMIVRKFNNRFGEYFKEPDTYHGKVLRILGLDGVNKMSKSLNNHIALSLTAEETEKAIMQKAMTDTNRKLKTDKGNPDICNVYSYHKIFSSEDEQKEICEGCKNASIGCVQCKKMLAANVNKELAPIRENINKYSNDLDYVYDVLKEGAKNASEVAEKTLYEVRDLMGLNDSKRK, from the coding sequence ATGAATAAAAAAATAATGTTAAGCGGAATACAGCCTACAGGTTCGCTTCATATAGGAAATTATCTTGGAGCTTTGAAGAATTGGGTTGATATACTTGATGAGTATTATGGCTTTTTTTGTATAGTTGATTATCATGCTATTACTATAGAATATGATATAAAAGAGATGCAAAAAAGAATAATTAATGCTGCTGTAGAATATTTAGCTTGCGGACTTGACCCAAAAAAATGTTCTATATTCGTGCAGTCTGATGTAAGAGCTCATACTGAACTTGCTTGGATATTTAATTCTATTATACCTGTAGCAGAATTAGAAAGAATGACGCAGTATAAAGATAAATCTAGAAAGAATGTTGAAAATATTAATGCAGCTTTGCTTACATATCCATCATTAATGGCAGCAGATATTTTGCTTTATCACCCAGATATAGTGCCTGTTGGTGAAGACCAAGAGCAGCACGTTGAACTTACAAGAATGATAGTAAGAAAGTTTAATAATAGATTTGGAGAATATTTTAAAGAACCAGACACTTATCATGGGAAGGTTTTAAGAATATTAGGTCTTGATGGCGTAAACAAAATGAGTAAATCATTAAACAACCATATAGCTTTATCTCTCACAGCTGAAGAAACAGAAAAAGCAATAATGCAAAAAGCTATGACAGACACTAACAGAAAATTAAAAACAGATAAGGGTAATCCTGATATATGTAATGTTTATTCTTATCATAAAATTTTCTCAAGTGAAGATGAGCAAAAAGAAATTTGCGAAGGCTGTAAAAATGCTTCTATTGGATGCGTACAATGTAAAAAAATGTTAGCAGCGAATGTGAATAAAGAATTAGCTCCTATAAGAGAGAATATAAATAAATATTCTAATGATTTAGATTATGTTTATGATGTTCTTAAAGAGGGGGCAAAGAATGCTTCAGAAGTAGCTGAAAAGACTCTTTATGAAGTGCGTGATTTGATGGGGCTTAATGACAGCAAAAGAAAATAA
- a CDS encoding regulatory iron-sulfur-containing complex subunit RicT codes for MIKNVAHVKFRDSNFGKFEHAHIENINIKDACIVETDEGIELGYIVNFEDIDIEAFNNSSVEDNCQENTSEDNTTDEEISEEIKEMVDDEAHIVKPKKNKIFNIVRKATEDDLKQHSKNKEDAVEAFRICKEKVNNHNLDLKLISSYYFLDRAKLLFEFIAEERIDFRELVKDLAAHFKTRIELRQIGVRDEARAIGGCGICGRELCCRVKNGKFETITIKMAKEQSMLLNTMKISGQCGRLMCCLAHEYKAYCALKKDLPKVGTKLIFNNTPASIKDLNPLNKTLLVETEDKRLFYINAAELENQNGVLVANIKAE; via the coding sequence ATGATAAAAAATGTAGCTCATGTAAAGTTTAGAGATTCCAATTTTGGCAAGTTTGAACATGCACATATAGAAAACATAAACATAAAAGATGCTTGTATTGTGGAGACTGATGAGGGAATTGAGTTGGGATATATTGTTAATTTTGAAGATATAGATATAGAAGCATTTAACAATAGTAGTGTAGAAGATAATTGTCAAGAAAATACATCAGAAGATAATACAACTGACGAAGAGATATCTGAAGAAATAAAAGAGATGGTAGATGATGAAGCTCATATAGTAAAACCTAAAAAAAATAAAATATTTAATATAGTAAGAAAAGCAACAGAAGATGATTTGAAGCAGCATAGTAAGAACAAAGAAGATGCTGTAGAAGCTTTTAGAATTTGCAAAGAGAAAGTTAATAATCATAATTTAGATTTGAAGCTTATTAGTTCTTATTATTTTTTGGATAGGGCTAAGTTATTATTTGAGTTTATAGCAGAGGAGAGAATTGACTTTAGGGAACTAGTAAAAGATTTAGCTGCTCATTTTAAGACACGCATAGAACTTAGGCAAATTGGAGTTAGAGACGAGGCAAGGGCTATAGGAGGATGTGGAATATGTGGAAGAGAATTATGCTGCAGAGTAAAAAACGGCAAGTTTGAAACTATTACTATAAAAATGGCAAAAGAGCAGAGTATGCTTTTAAATACAATGAAAATATCGGGGCAATGCGGAAGGCTTATGTGCTGTTTGGCTCATGAATATAAAGCCTATTGTGCTCTTAAAAAGGATTTACCAAAGGTAGGAACTAAATTAATATTTAATAATACTCCTGCTTCTATAAAAGATTTAAATCCTTTAAATAAAACTTTATTAGTAGAAACAGAGGATAAGAGATTATTTTATATAAACGCTGCTGAATTAGAAAATCAAAATGGTGTTTTGGTTGCTAATATAAAAGCAGAGTAA
- the nadE gene encoding NAD(+) synthase codes for MKIAICQFEIIPSMPIVNASKMIKYIEEARGNNADIIVFPELSVSGYMVGDMWESESFVRECEKLGEEIIKASKDIYVIFGNIALDKKKKNFDGRVRKYNALFVARDGKLIDNNTTEYNFFIKTLLPNYKEFDDSRHFYSLKDLALENDVSIKKYLKPLEIEINKQKIKLGLTICEDMWAKNYNVNPMEIMKDDVDMFINISSSFYMLEDEEKKNNMFSDIAKKYNKPLIYANNVGIQNNGTNVFTFDGSSRVYDEKGKLLLKGDRYKEEVYYIELDDNKKAKEEITVKEENEYKLIYDTVIYGIRKFMRSIGMNRVVIGVSGGIDSALSSAMYVSALGADNVLLVNMPSKFNSNTTKNLAKSLSDNLGCAYMVMPIQESVDYTIKQLESSPIIKNGKESFLKVSSFVTENIQARDRSSRILAAIAASFGGVFTCNANKTETIIGYSTLYGDNAGFFACLGDLWKYQIYGLAKYVNDKVFKREVIPEGTINIVPSAELSTEQAVDEGKGDPVKYDYHDYLFKTMFESWKKIIPEDILEWYIDGVLEEKIGCKKGLLKKYFKTDIEFIEDLEKWWKQYNGMAVSKRIQAPPILSISKRAFGNGSKEAQNGVYYTARYLQLKNEILNK; via the coding sequence ATGAAGATAGCTATATGCCAATTTGAAATAATACCTTCTATGCCAATTGTAAATGCTAGTAAAATGATTAAATATATTGAAGAGGCAAGGGGGAATAATGCAGATATTATAGTTTTTCCAGAGCTTTCTGTTTCTGGATATATGGTTGGAGATATGTGGGAGAGTGAGTCATTTGTAAGAGAATGCGAGAAACTTGGAGAAGAGATTATAAAAGCTTCCAAAGATATATATGTCATTTTTGGAAATATTGCTTTAGATAAAAAGAAAAAAAACTTTGACGGAAGAGTGAGAAAATATAATGCATTGTTTGTAGCAAGAGACGGAAAACTAATAGACAACAATACAACAGAATATAATTTCTTTATAAAAACTCTTCTTCCAAATTATAAAGAGTTTGATGACAGCAGACATTTTTATAGCTTAAAAGATTTGGCTTTAGAAAATGATGTAAGCATAAAAAAATATTTAAAACCATTAGAGATAGAAATTAATAAACAAAAAATAAAACTTGGCTTAACTATATGCGAAGATATGTGGGCTAAAAATTATAATGTAAACCCTATGGAAATAATGAAAGATGATGTTGATATGTTTATTAATATATCTAGTTCTTTTTATATGTTAGAAGATGAAGAAAAAAAGAATAATATGTTTTCTGATATAGCAAAAAAATATAATAAGCCATTAATATATGCTAACAATGTTGGTATTCAAAACAATGGTACGAATGTTTTTACTTTTGACGGAAGCAGCAGAGTTTATGATGAAAAAGGTAAACTTCTTTTAAAAGGAGATAGATATAAAGAGGAAGTATATTATATAGAGCTTGATGATAATAAAAAAGCAAAAGAAGAGATAACAGTTAAAGAAGAAAATGAATACAAACTCATATACGACACAGTTATTTACGGTATAAGAAAGTTCATGAGATCTATTGGAATGAATAGGGTAGTTATAGGGGTATCTGGAGGAATTGATTCGGCATTATCATCTGCAATGTACGTTAGTGCTTTGGGTGCTGATAATGTTTTACTAGTGAATATGCCTAGTAAGTTTAATTCTAATACAACTAAAAACCTTGCAAAGAGTTTATCTGATAATTTAGGCTGTGCTTATATGGTAATGCCTATACAAGAGTCTGTTGATTATACTATAAAACAGCTTGAAAGCTCTCCTATAATAAAAAATGGAAAAGAGAGTTTCTTAAAGGTATCATCATTTGTTACAGAAAACATACAGGCAAGAGATCGCTCTTCAAGAATACTAGCTGCTATAGCTGCAAGCTTTGGAGGCGTATTTACTTGTAATGCAAACAAAACAGAAACTATAATTGGTTATTCTACTTTGTATGGCGATAATGCTGGTTTTTTTGCTTGTTTAGGGGATTTGTGGAAGTATCAAATATATGGACTTGCAAAATATGTTAATGATAAAGTTTTTAAAAGAGAAGTTATTCCAGAGGGTACAATAAATATAGTTCCAAGTGCTGAGCTTTCAACAGAGCAGGCTGTAGATGAAGGTAAGGGCGACCCTGTAAAATATGATTATCATGATTATTTATTTAAGACTATGTTTGAATCTTGGAAAAAAATCATACCTGAAGATATTTTAGAGTGGTATATTGATGGAGTTTTGGAAGAGAAGATTGGATGTAAAAAAGGATTATTAAAAAAATATTTTAAAACTGATATTGAGTTTATAGAGGATTTAGAGAAGTGGTGGAAGCAATATAATGGAATGGCTGTTTCAAAAAGAATACAGGCACCTCCTATACTTTCTATTAGTAAAAGGGCTTTTGGAAATGGAAGCAAAGAAGCTCAGAATGGTGTTTATTATACTGCAAGATATTTACAATTAAAGAATGAAATATTAAATAAATAA
- a CDS encoding pyridoxamine 5'-phosphate oxidase family protein — protein sequence MRRKEFDFNDIKKIENMLNTIEYGVMALPDKIPYCVPISFCYKNNEIYFHGAPTGRKYEILKTNPKASFTASKVYSYIPSTFNNNTMIPTQFFFSVYIEGEVNLISTSESQKRKNILYELVKKYEKDNTNLSIESKMFEYAKNSMMVGVIKIENITAKAKFGQNMGDEEINIIINDLEKRGEKLDLETIEIIKKMRK from the coding sequence ATGAGAAGAAAAGAGTTTGATTTTAATGATATAAAGAAAATAGAAAATATGCTGAACACTATAGAATACGGAGTTATGGCATTACCAGATAAAATACCATATTGCGTTCCTATAAGTTTTTGCTATAAAAACAATGAAATATATTTTCACGGAGCCCCAACTGGAAGAAAATACGAAATATTAAAAACTAATCCGAAAGCATCTTTTACAGCTTCAAAAGTATATTCATACATACCATCAACATTTAATAATAACACAATGATACCAACACAATTTTTCTTTTCAGTTTATATTGAAGGCGAAGTTAATCTAATAAGCACAAGCGAATCCCAAAAAAGAAAAAATATATTATATGAATTGGTAAAAAAATATGAAAAAGATAATACTAACCTTTCAATAGAAAGTAAAATGTTTGAATATGCAAAAAATTCTATGATGGTAGGAGTTATAAAAATAGAAAACATCACAGCAAAAGCAAAATTTGGGCAAAACATGGGTGATGAAGAAATAAATATAATAATAAATGACTTAGAAAAAAGAGGAGAAAAATTAGACTTAGAAACAATAGAAATAATAAAAAAAATGAGAAAATAA
- the gmk gene encoding guanylate kinase, giving the protein MNNIVVITAPSAAGKTTLIKKYMSKHSNAMFSVSHTTRNIREGEVDGKDYYFIDKDTFQKMIDNGDFIEWANVHDNYYGTSFKELEKANDEKVILILDIDIQGALFLKEKGIHANYIFIEPPSIDDLKARLQARGTESEESMKIRIQNAKRELEYKNKFDIIIKNDEIDVAYKQLEEAINSKL; this is encoded by the coding sequence ATGAATAATATAGTGGTAATAACGGCTCCATCGGCAGCTGGTAAAACAACCTTAATTAAAAAATATATGTCAAAACACTCAAATGCTATGTTCAGTGTCTCTCATACCACTAGAAATATTAGAGAAGGCGAAGTTGACGGCAAAGATTACTACTTTATAGATAAAGATACTTTTCAAAAAATGATAGATAATGGGGACTTTATTGAATGGGCTAATGTTCATGATAATTATTACGGCACCTCTTTTAAAGAATTAGAAAAAGCTAATGATGAAAAAGTTATATTAATATTGGATATAGACATACAAGGAGCTTTATTCTTAAAAGAAAAAGGAATACATGCCAATTATATATTTATAGAGCCTCCTTCAATAGATGATTTGAAAGCGAGATTACAGGCAAGAGGTACTGAATCTGAAGAAAGCATGAAAATTAGAATACAAAATGCTAAAAGAGAATTGGAATATAAAAACAAATTTGATATTATTATAAAAAATGATGAAATTGATGTAGCTTATAAACAGTTAGAAGAAGCTATAAATTCAAAATTATAA
- the miaA gene encoding tRNA (adenosine(37)-N6)-dimethylallyltransferase MiaA encodes MKKIVFISGATASGKSDFTHKLIDNYFNNAAILSIDSIQVYRYMDIGSAKPSKEEIQKYNYKMVNLIEPSVNFNVNNYLDILKETVDNIENTPMFGVGGTGFYIDSIKYGIFEEENEDKEKAIKIRKELYEKIEKDGLESLYLDLLNIDKEAALTIDRFNSRRVVRALEVYYNTGKKFSELKKQRKRKLDIEYISYIIDIEREELYNNINKRVDNMFDKGLLDEVKYIINNYNVDKTNTSIQAIGYKECYDYIVNNAMSLDELKELIKKNTRNFAKRQLTWFRKDEKLESIKRIKPTDLENTAKEIMDFYNQ; translated from the coding sequence GTGAAAAAAATAGTTTTTATATCCGGAGCTACTGCCTCTGGAAAAAGTGATTTTACACATAAACTTATAGATAACTATTTCAATAATGCCGCCATATTATCTATAGACTCTATACAGGTTTATAGATATATGGATATAGGCTCTGCTAAACCTTCCAAAGAAGAAATACAAAAATATAATTACAAAATGGTAAACTTAATTGAGCCTTCAGTTAATTTTAATGTTAATAACTATCTTGATATATTAAAAGAGACTGTAGATAATATAGAAAACACACCCATGTTTGGAGTTGGGGGTACTGGTTTTTATATTGATTCTATAAAATACGGGATTTTTGAAGAAGAAAATGAAGATAAAGAAAAAGCTATAAAAATAAGAAAAGAACTTTATGAGAAAATAGAAAAAGATGGATTAGAAAGTTTGTATTTGGATTTACTTAATATAGACAAAGAAGCCGCTTTAACTATAGACAGATTCAATTCGAGAAGAGTAGTTCGTGCTTTAGAAGTTTATTATAATACTGGAAAAAAGTTTTCTGAATTAAAAAAACAGAGAAAAAGAAAATTGGATATTGAATATATTAGCTATATTATAGATATTGAAAGAGAAGAGCTTTATAATAATATAAACAAAAGAGTTGATAATATGTTTGATAAAGGTCTTCTTGATGAAGTAAAATATATTATAAATAATTACAATGTAGATAAAACAAACACTTCAATACAAGCTATAGGCTATAAAGAATGTTATGATTATATAGTTAATAATGCTATGAGTTTAGATGAGCTTAAAGAATTAATAAAGAAAAACACTCGCAACTTTGCTAAAAGGCAATTAACTTGGTTTAGAAAAGATGAAAAATTAGAAAGCATAAAAAGAATAAAACCAACAGATTTAGAAAATACCGCAAAAGAGATAATGGATTTTTATAATCAATGA
- a CDS encoding Pr6Pr family membrane protein yields MKKIIYKLIIIILGLFAVISGLITADKKIDIETLYYFTYQSNILVIVYFIIDIVYLMKKQKTFMPRLKGTITMSITVTFLIYHFLLSGGYENIFDIIRSTILHYIVPIMTIVDYILFDKKGIYKNIDPILWLVIPLIYFLFIFIRAKVGGELSNGSYYPYFFIDINKYGIKTVLKNAFFITIAFIILGYIELFIDRLILKLSKK; encoded by the coding sequence ATGAAAAAAATAATTTATAAATTAATAATAATTATATTAGGCTTATTTGCTGTAATTAGCGGGCTTATAACAGCAGACAAAAAAATAGATATAGAAACATTATATTATTTTACATATCAAAGCAATATTTTAGTGATAGTTTATTTTATTATAGACATAGTGTATTTAATGAAAAAACAAAAAACATTTATGCCAAGATTAAAAGGCACTATTACAATGTCTATCACAGTTACATTTTTAATATATCATTTTCTGCTTAGCGGAGGATACGAAAATATATTTGATATAATAAGAAGCACAATACTTCATTATATAGTGCCTATTATGACTATAGTTGATTATATTTTATTCGACAAAAAAGGAATATATAAAAATATTGACCCTATACTATGGCTTGTAATACCTCTTATTTACTTTTTATTTATATTTATAAGAGCAAAAGTTGGAGGTGAATTATCTAATGGCAGTTATTATCCGTACTTCTTTATAGATATAAACAAATACGGAATAAAAACCGTATTAAAAAATGCATTCTTTATCACTATAGCTTTTATAATATTAGGATATATTGAACTTTTTATAGACAGACTTATATTAAAACTATCTAAAAAATAA
- the kdsA gene encoding 3-deoxy-8-phosphooctulonate synthase, with product MIFDYKGITNKNKELIFIAGPCVIESEEMTMNIAKKLKEIKDKLNIQLIFKASYDKANRTSLSSYRGLGMKEGLEILQNIGKELGLLTITDIHVPTEAEVAAKYVDFLQIPAFLCRQTDMLRAACETKKAVNVKKGQFISGYDCKYISDKCADAIEEKRLLLCERGTMFGYGNLVVDMKNMEIMKNYAPVVYDATHSLQMPSAANGVSGGAREFIPALLKSAVALSIDGIFMEVHPNPKESLSDSNTIFELDKVEDLWRDVLKINELVKNM from the coding sequence ATGATTTTTGATTATAAAGGTATTACAAATAAAAATAAAGAATTAATATTTATAGCAGGTCCTTGCGTTATAGAAAGTGAAGAGATGACTATGAATATTGCTAAAAAATTAAAAGAGATAAAAGATAAACTCAATATACAATTAATATTTAAAGCTAGTTACGATAAAGCTAATAGAACTTCATTATCTTCATATAGAGGATTAGGAATGAAAGAGGGGCTTGAGATATTGCAAAACATAGGAAAAGAGCTTGGGCTTTTAACTATTACAGATATACATGTGCCAACAGAAGCTGAAGTTGCTGCTAAGTATGTTGATTTTCTTCAGATACCAGCATTTTTATGCAGACAGACGGATATGCTTAGAGCTGCTTGCGAAACTAAAAAGGCTGTTAATGTAAAAAAAGGGCAGTTTATAAGTGGTTATGATTGTAAGTATATATCAGATAAATGTGCTGATGCAATAGAAGAAAAAAGGCTTTTACTTTGCGAAAGAGGTACTATGTTTGGATATGGCAATTTAGTTGTTGATATGAAGAATATGGAAATAATGAAAAACTATGCTCCTGTGGTTTATGATGCTACACATTCTTTGCAAATGCCTTCTGCTGCTAATGGTGTTTCTGGTGGGGCTAGGGAGTTTATACCTGCTTTATTAAAATCGGCTGTTGCTTTGTCTATTGACGGCATATTTATGGAAGTGCATCCTAATCCTAAAGAAAGTCTTTCAGATTCCAATACTATATTTGAACTTGATAAAGTTGAAGATTTGTGGAGAGATGTATTAAAAATAAATGAACTTGTAAAAAATATGTGA
- the murF gene encoding UDP-N-acetylmuramoyl-tripeptide--D-alanyl-D-alanine ligase: protein MGQTSLKDIMKIAKETNSKYIFNSTNENKNLEISTDSREDFNENKLFLAIKGDKFNGNDFALDTYNKGCRFFILSENINMPEDANVVYTNDSVLFFIKLAREYRRRFNIKVVSITGSCGKTTTKELTALFLSTKYKTLKTEGNFNNEIGVPKTIFNLDDSYEIAVIEAGMNHKNELLRISEAIEADTVIINNVEPVHIAFLGSLENIAFAKSELFNNAKENAIINKNTNKVDILLNEAKNKKIKNIIEVDIEEIKKIDDNSFVYKGVTFSHNLIGDFNLQNILMALKAAELYNVDLEECAKVLTNYQNQKNRMQIIKINNCSIINDCYNSNPTALKNMLIYLSKREEKRKIAIIGDMLETETENSSFHKDIGTFINSLKNIDEVITVGDNSEKIDNEVTCSKMHFKKVEESINTIIDIIKNCNEETVILIKASLGMRFNMIIEAVNNI, encoded by the coding sequence ATGGGACAAACTTCTCTAAAAGATATAATGAAAATAGCAAAAGAAACTAATTCAAAATATATATTCAACTCTACTAATGAAAATAAAAACTTAGAAATATCCACAGACAGCAGAGAAGATTTTAATGAAAATAAATTGTTCTTAGCTATAAAAGGCGATAAGTTTAACGGCAATGATTTTGCTTTAGATACATACAATAAAGGATGCAGATTTTTTATACTTTCAGAAAATATCAATATGCCGGAAGATGCTAATGTAGTTTATACTAATGACAGTGTATTATTTTTTATAAAGTTAGCTAGAGAATATAGAAGAAGATTTAATATAAAAGTAGTATCAATTACAGGAAGCTGCGGAAAAACTACTACAAAAGAATTAACGGCATTATTCTTAAGCACAAAATATAAAACATTAAAAACAGAAGGCAATTTTAATAATGAAATAGGAGTGCCAAAAACAATATTTAATTTAGATGACAGTTATGAAATAGCAGTAATAGAAGCTGGAATGAATCATAAAAATGAACTCTTAAGAATATCTGAGGCTATAGAGGCTGATACTGTTATAATTAATAATGTTGAGCCTGTGCATATTGCTTTTTTGGGTTCTTTAGAAAATATAGCTTTTGCTAAAAGTGAATTATTTAACAATGCAAAAGAAAATGCTATTATAAATAAAAACACAAACAAAGTAGATATATTATTAAATGAAGCAAAAAACAAAAAAATAAAAAACATTATAGAAGTAGATATAGAAGAAATAAAAAAGATAGATGATAATAGTTTTGTTTATAAGGGCGTAACATTTAGCCATAATTTAATTGGAGATTTTAATTTACAAAATATATTAATGGCTTTAAAAGCAGCAGAGCTTTATAACGTAGATTTAGAAGAATGTGCAAAAGTGCTCACTAATTATCAAAATCAAAAAAACAGAATGCAAATAATAAAAATAAATAACTGCTCTATCATAAATGATTGCTACAATTCAAACCCTACAGCATTAAAAAATATGCTTATATATTTATCTAAAAGAGAAGAAAAAAGAAAAATAGCCATTATTGGGGACATGCTTGAAACAGAAACTGAAAACTCTTCCTTTCATAAAGATATAGGAACATTTATAAACTCATTAAAAAATATAGATGAAGTTATTACAGTTGGAGATAATTCAGAGAAAATAGATAATGAAGTTACATGCTCTAAGATGCATTTTAAAAAAGTAGAAGAGAGTATAAATACTATAATTGATATCATAAAAAACTGTAATGAAGAGACAGTAATTTTAATAAAAGCTTCATTAGGTATGCGTTTTAATATGATAATAGAAGCAGTAAATAATATATAA
- a CDS encoding ABC transporter permease, with the protein MELFDVKIEVRKGIKNKIIILLDTLGEFASLLIQIFKYTFRPSFSFKLLTDQIVRMGVESFIVAAVTVLCTGMVMSLQIAVVLDSVLKGISQFVGSMVGKAMVKELSPMLLALIFAGRVGSSVTAEIGTMQVSEQLDALKTLYTNPIEYVAVPRFWAAVISLPMLTVSADIIGVLGGAVVTVFVLNNDPAIYFNRAISVISLGDFIGSLIKSTIFGAEVILISCFYGFRTNGGAEGVGKATTISVVYSFMLILITDYLLVSILGMFGM; encoded by the coding sequence ATGGAACTATTTGATGTTAAGATAGAAGTTAGAAAGGGTATAAAAAATAAAATCATCATTTTACTTGATACATTAGGTGAGTTTGCTTCTTTACTTATACAAATATTTAAATATACTTTTAGGCCTAGTTTTTCTTTCAAACTTTTAACCGATCAAATAGTAAGGATGGGTGTAGAGTCTTTTATTGTTGCTGCTGTAACTGTGCTTTGTACTGGAATGGTAATGTCACTTCAAATAGCGGTTGTTTTGGATAGTGTATTAAAAGGTATATCGCAATTTGTTGGTTCTATGGTTGGTAAGGCTATGGTTAAGGAATTATCTCCTATGCTTCTTGCTTTAATATTTGCAGGTAGGGTGGGAAGTTCTGTTACTGCTGAGATTGGTACTATGCAGGTAAGTGAACAATTGGACGCTCTAAAGACATTATACACTAACCCAATAGAATATGTTGCTGTGCCTAGATTTTGGGCTGCTGTTATATCGCTTCCTATGCTTACTGTTTCTGCTGACATTATAGGGGTACTTGGAGGGGCTGTTGTTACTGTGTTTGTGCTTAATAATGACCCTGCTATTTATTTTAATAGGGCTATTTCTGTTATTTCACTTGGGGACTTTATTGGAAGTTTAATAAAATCTACCATTTTTGGTGCTGAAGTTATTTTGATTTCTTGTTTCTATGGTTTTAGAACTAATGGCGGTGCTGAAGGTGTTGGTAAAGCTACTACTATTAGCGTGGTTTATAGTTTCATGCTAATACTTATAACAGACTATCTATTAGTTTCAATACTTGGTATGTTTGGCATGTAA